From the Pseudomonas baltica genome, one window contains:
- a CDS encoding ABC transporter permease, whose translation MLAYIFRRVLLATPILLGVALVCFMLVHMAPGDPLVSVMPPDASEALRQQLVTAYGFDKPLPVQFGLWIWHALHGDLGMSIASGRPVASEVLNAVSYSLRLAVLATLFGFVLGSLFGFVGGYFQDSWLDKIASAFSAIGVSVPHYWLGMLMVIVFSSQLGWLPATGGGPMGQSAWAWDWAHLQFMILPAITLSVIPTGIIARTVRAQVAEILSQEFIIGLRAKGLGEWGLFLHVVKNAAPTAMAVMGLQIGYLMGGSILVETVFAWPGTGLLLNSAIFQRDLPLLQGTIWVLALFFVALNLLVDILQTLLDPRIKRG comes from the coding sequence ATGCTTGCCTATATCTTTCGCCGCGTGCTGCTGGCGACCCCGATCCTGCTGGGCGTGGCGCTGGTGTGTTTCATGCTCGTGCACATGGCCCCCGGCGACCCGCTGGTGTCGGTGATGCCGCCGGATGCCTCCGAGGCCCTGCGCCAACAGCTGGTAACGGCTTATGGCTTCGATAAACCCTTGCCCGTGCAATTCGGCCTGTGGATCTGGCACGCGCTGCATGGCGACCTGGGCATGTCCATCGCCAGCGGCCGGCCGGTCGCCAGCGAAGTACTCAACGCCGTCAGCTACTCCTTGCGCCTGGCGGTGCTGGCAACCCTGTTCGGCTTCGTCCTCGGCAGCCTGTTCGGCTTTGTCGGCGGGTACTTTCAGGACAGCTGGCTGGACAAGATCGCTTCGGCGTTCTCGGCCATCGGCGTCAGCGTGCCGCACTACTGGCTGGGCATGCTGATGGTCATCGTGTTCTCCTCACAACTGGGCTGGCTGCCCGCCACCGGTGGCGGCCCCATGGGGCAGTCGGCCTGGGCGTGGGACTGGGCGCACCTGCAGTTCATGATCCTGCCGGCGATCACCTTGTCGGTGATCCCCACCGGCATCATCGCCCGCACCGTGCGCGCCCAGGTGGCGGAGATCCTCTCCCAGGAATTCATCATCGGCCTGCGCGCCAAGGGCCTGGGCGAATGGGGGCTGTTCCTGCATGTGGTGAAGAACGCCGCGCCCACCGCCATGGCGGTCATGGGCCTGCAGATCGGCTACCTCATGGGTGGTTCGATCCTGGTCGAGACCGTATTCGCCTGGCCCGGCACCGGGCTGCTGCTCAACTCGGCGATCTTCCAGCGTGACCTGCCGCTGCTGCAGGGCACGATCTGGGTGCTGGCCTTGTTTTTCGTCGCGCTCAATCTGCTGGTCGACATCCTGCAGACGCTGCTCGATCCACGTATCAAGAGGGGCTGA
- a CDS encoding extracellular solute-binding protein codes for MPYLRPLWLALLVFLTAAQALAEEPRTLRVLTWPGYADSDVVQTFEKRYKVKVEITLVGSDEALRSKIGENKGANFDVIAANTAEIHNYADQGLLQPLTPSRVSNTAQQMPRFRDYSRIPDIRVNGKLYAVPYVWSDMGLIYDRKQFSQPPDSINAMWDPQFQGRVLAFNTSNHNFSLASLSLGGDPFQIKPEDFPKVSERLIALRRNVLTFYTLPEEAAELFSSHKAALLFANYGRQQLKQLQDAGADVGYVIPREGALAWLDCWAISRGAQDAALASLWINYMLEPQVSRLLSERQGLANTLQDPDGASTSVHLIWLRPVEDDARRAALWQRIVSGERPPLLEVR; via the coding sequence ATGCCCTACTTGCGTCCCCTCTGGTTGGCCCTATTGGTGTTCCTGACCGCTGCCCAGGCGCTGGCCGAAGAGCCACGCACGCTGCGGGTCCTGACGTGGCCGGGATATGCCGACAGTGACGTGGTGCAGACCTTCGAGAAGCGCTACAAGGTCAAGGTAGAGATCACCCTGGTGGGCAGCGACGAGGCCTTGCGCAGCAAGATCGGCGAGAACAAAGGCGCCAACTTCGATGTGATCGCGGCCAATACCGCGGAGATCCACAACTATGCCGATCAGGGCCTGCTGCAGCCGCTGACGCCCTCGCGCGTGAGTAATACCGCTCAGCAAATGCCGCGGTTTCGCGACTACTCACGCATTCCCGATATCCGCGTCAACGGCAAACTGTACGCGGTGCCGTATGTGTGGTCGGACATGGGCCTGATCTACGATCGCAAGCAGTTCAGTCAGCCGCCGGACTCCATCAACGCCATGTGGGACCCGCAATTCCAGGGTCGGGTGCTGGCGTTCAACACCAGCAACCATAATTTTTCCCTGGCCAGTCTGTCGCTGGGCGGCGATCCGTTCCAGATCAAGCCCGAGGACTTCCCCAAGGTGTCCGAGCGCCTGATTGCGCTGCGTCGCAACGTGCTGACGTTCTACACGCTGCCAGAGGAGGCCGCCGAGTTGTTTAGCAGCCACAAGGCGGCGTTGCTCTTCGCCAACTATGGCCGTCAGCAGCTCAAACAGCTGCAAGATGCGGGTGCGGATGTCGGCTACGTCATCCCCCGCGAAGGCGCGCTGGCCTGGCTCGACTGTTGGGCCATCAGCCGTGGTGCACAGGATGCGGCGTTGGCAAGCCTGTGGATCAACTACATGCTTGAGCCGCAGGTCAGCCGTTTGCTCAGCGAGCGCCAGGGGCTGGCCAACACCTTGCAGGACCCGGACGGCGCCAGTACCTCCGTTCACCTGATATGGCTGCGCCCGGTCGAAGACGACGCGCGCCGTGCCGCGCTCTGGCAGCGCATCGTTTCCGGTGAGCGACCGCCCCTGCTGGAGGTGCGATGA
- a CDS encoding ABC transporter ATP-binding protein, with product MSEQPMVAVRDLKVRFQRGGQTLSAVNGVSLEVAKGEVLALIGESGSGKSVTLRALMRLHSERSTRIEGQIEIAGRDLMALSRSQLQALRGPVAAMIFQEPLLALDPVYTIGQQIIEALRRHLPLSKAQARSQALEALRQVRIPSPEQRLDAYPHEMSGGMRQRAMIALALACQPQILLADEPTTALDATVQIQILILLRELQQALGLSIIFVTHDIGAAVEVADRVAVMYGGRIVEQARLAELLDNPRHPYTQVLLGTRPKDGLRKGERMISIPGAPPDLANLPAGCTFAPRCPQATDVCRSTVPAIETVIADHRVSCHHWQPVPVQPLCESLS from the coding sequence ATGAGCGAACAACCCATGGTCGCCGTGCGCGACCTCAAGGTGCGGTTCCAGCGCGGGGGGCAGACCTTGTCGGCCGTCAATGGCGTCAGCCTGGAGGTCGCCAAAGGCGAAGTGCTGGCGCTGATCGGCGAATCCGGCTCGGGCAAGAGCGTCACCTTGCGCGCCTTGATGCGTTTGCATTCCGAGCGCTCGACGCGCATCGAAGGGCAGATCGAGATCGCCGGCCGGGACCTTATGGCGTTATCCCGCAGCCAGTTGCAGGCCCTGCGCGGCCCGGTGGCGGCGATGATTTTCCAGGAGCCGCTGTTGGCGCTGGACCCGGTCTACACCATCGGCCAGCAGATCATCGAAGCATTGCGCCGCCATCTGCCATTGTCCAAGGCCCAGGCGCGCAGCCAGGCGCTGGAGGCGTTGCGGCAGGTGCGCATTCCCAGCCCGGAACAACGCCTGGACGCCTACCCGCACGAGATGTCCGGGGGCATGCGCCAGCGCGCGATGATCGCCTTGGCGCTGGCCTGTCAGCCGCAGATTCTGTTGGCGGACGAGCCGACCACGGCGCTGGACGCCACGGTGCAGATCCAGATTCTGATCCTGCTGCGCGAACTGCAGCAAGCGTTGGGGCTGTCGATCATTTTCGTGACTCACGACATCGGCGCCGCTGTTGAAGTGGCCGACCGCGTGGCCGTGATGTACGGCGGGCGCATCGTCGAACAGGCCAGGCTGGCCGAGTTGCTCGATAACCCGCGGCACCCCTATACCCAGGTGCTGCTGGGCACCCGGCCCAAGGACGGCCTGCGCAAGGGCGAGCGCATGATCAGCATCCCCGGCGCGCCCCCTGACCTTGCCAATCTGCCGGCCGGCTGCACCTTTGCCCCGCGTTGCCCGCAGGCCACCGATGTATGCCGCAGCACCGTACCTGCCATCGAAACCGTTATCGCCGACCACCGCGTGAGCTGCCACCACTGGCAGCCGGTGCCTGTTCAACCCCTTTGCGAGTCCTTGTCATGA
- a CDS encoding Zn-dependent hydrolase encodes MSTATSPFNTSAPLINTQRLWQSLMDLAQLGATVKGGVCRLALTDLDRQARDLFVQWCTEAGCEVSVDAIGNIFARRPGSDPQRAPVMTGSHIDTQPTGGKFDGCFGVLAGLEVIRTLNDLDLDTAAPIEVVVWTNEEGSRFPPCMMGSGVFAGKFDLAETLAKRDEQGLGVGDELQRIGYAGPRPVLGHAVGAYFEAHIEQGPILEDQRKTIGVVMGCLGQKWFDLTLSGVEAHAGPTPMSLRKDALVGAAHVVTAVNRIANASQPHACGTVGCLNLHPGSRNVIPGEVKMTIDFRHLHSDKLQAMVDELRQAIDETCAQNGLTCVLTPTADFPPLDFAPECVDAVRDAAAQLGLSHMDIVSGAGHDAIFIAELGPAGMIFVPCEGGISHNEIENATPEDLGAGCAVLLRAMVSAAG; translated from the coding sequence CTGTCCACCGCCACCAGCCCGTTCAATACCAGCGCACCCCTGATCAACACCCAGCGCCTGTGGCAGTCCCTGATGGACCTCGCCCAGCTCGGCGCTACGGTCAAGGGCGGCGTCTGCCGTCTGGCCCTGACCGATCTCGATCGTCAGGCCCGTGACCTGTTCGTGCAGTGGTGCACTGAAGCCGGCTGCGAGGTCAGCGTCGATGCCATCGGCAATATCTTCGCGCGCCGCCCCGGCAGTGACCCGCAACGCGCACCGGTGATGACCGGCAGCCACATTGACACGCAACCCACCGGGGGCAAGTTCGATGGCTGCTTTGGTGTGCTCGCTGGGCTGGAAGTGATCCGCACCCTCAACGACCTCGATCTCGACACCGCTGCGCCGATCGAAGTGGTGGTCTGGACCAACGAAGAGGGTTCGCGCTTCCCGCCGTGCATGATGGGCTCGGGCGTCTTCGCCGGTAAATTCGACCTCGCCGAGACCCTCGCCAAGCGCGACGAGCAAGGGCTGGGCGTCGGCGATGAGCTGCAGCGCATCGGCTATGCCGGCCCGCGGCCGGTTTTGGGCCATGCAGTGGGCGCCTACTTTGAAGCGCATATCGAGCAGGGCCCGATCCTCGAAGACCAGCGCAAGACCATCGGTGTGGTCATGGGCTGCCTGGGGCAGAAATGGTTCGACCTGACCCTGAGCGGCGTCGAGGCCCACGCCGGCCCGACGCCGATGTCGCTGCGCAAGGACGCCCTGGTCGGCGCCGCGCATGTGGTCACTGCGGTCAACCGCATCGCCAACGCCAGCCAGCCCCATGCCTGCGGCACCGTTGGCTGCCTGAACCTGCACCCAGGCTCGCGTAACGTGATCCCCGGCGAGGTGAAGATGACCATTGATTTTCGTCATCTGCACAGCGACAAGCTGCAGGCGATGGTCGATGAGTTGCGACAGGCCATCGATGAAACCTGCGCACAGAATGGCTTGACCTGTGTGCTGACGCCCACCGCCGACTTCCCGCCGCTGGACTTCGCCCCCGAGTGCGTCGATGCCGTGCGTGACGCTGCCGCGCAACTGGGTTTGAGCCATATGGATATCGTCAGCGGCGCCGGCCACGATGCGATCTTCATCGCCGAACTGGGCCCGGCCGGGATGATCTTCGTGCCCTGCGAGGGAGGCATCAGCCATAACGAAATCGAAAACGCTACTCCCGAGGATTTAGGCGCCGGGTGTGCGGTGTTGTTGCGGGCGATGGTCAGCGCGGCGGGGTAG
- a CDS encoding oligopeptide/dipeptide ABC transporter ATP-binding protein → MKQRDIGGPAQPLLKVEKLVKHFSITKSLVKGGLGKKNVVRAVDGIDFVVHKGETLGVVGESGCGKSTTARLLMQLIAHDSGELVFDAMQVGGHQLPLRDYRRQVQMVFQDSYSSLNPRMTMEQSVAFGPSVHGVSRRESLERARDLLDRVGLEPGRFAGRYAHELSGGQRQRVNIARALAVNPRLVILDEAVSALDKSVEAQVLNLLQDLKDNLQLTYVFISHDLHVVRYLSDRIMVMYLGEIVEVGPAESLFSAAQHPYTQALLTSMPSMDPNQRTLVSPLSGDPPSPIDPPSGCRFHTRCPHAEAICGHTAPTLTVTSDSHYAACLMVQPGAGHSQSPTAELIFTGALA, encoded by the coding sequence ATGAAGCAACGTGATATTGGCGGTCCGGCGCAACCCTTGTTGAAGGTGGAGAAACTGGTCAAGCATTTCTCTATAACAAAGAGCCTGGTGAAAGGTGGGTTAGGCAAAAAGAATGTGGTGCGCGCTGTCGATGGCATCGATTTCGTGGTGCACAAGGGCGAGACCCTCGGCGTGGTCGGCGAGTCCGGTTGCGGCAAGTCCACCACCGCGCGGCTGTTGATGCAATTGATCGCCCACGACAGCGGCGAGCTGGTGTTCGATGCCATGCAGGTGGGCGGCCATCAACTGCCGCTGCGTGATTATCGGCGGCAGGTGCAGATGGTCTTTCAGGACAGCTACTCGTCGCTCAATCCGCGCATGACCATGGAGCAATCGGTGGCCTTCGGGCCTTCGGTGCATGGCGTCAGCCGCCGCGAATCCCTGGAGCGGGCGCGCGACTTGCTCGACCGTGTGGGCCTGGAGCCGGGGCGCTTCGCCGGCCGCTACGCCCACGAGCTGTCGGGTGGTCAGCGCCAGCGGGTCAATATCGCCCGTGCCCTGGCGGTGAACCCAAGACTGGTGATCCTTGATGAAGCGGTCTCGGCCCTCGACAAATCCGTCGAAGCGCAGGTGCTGAATCTGCTTCAGGACCTCAAGGACAACCTGCAACTGACTTACGTGTTCATCAGCCACGACCTGCACGTGGTGCGTTATCTGTCTGATCGGATCATGGTCATGTACCTGGGGGAAATCGTCGAAGTCGGGCCCGCCGAGTCGCTGTTTTCGGCGGCGCAGCATCCTTACACCCAGGCGTTGCTGACCTCGATGCCGTCCATGGACCCGAACCAGCGCACCTTGGTGTCGCCGCTCTCGGGCGATCCACCCAGCCCGATCGACCCCCCTTCGGGCTGTCGTTTTCATACCCGTTGCCCGCACGCCGAAGCGATCTGCGGGCACACCGCGCCGACCCTGACGGTTACCAGCGACAGCCATTACGCCGCGTGCCTGATGGTGCAGCCGGGGGCAGGGCACAGCCAGAGCCCGACGGCCGAGTTGATTTTTACAGGAGCCTTGGCATGA
- a CDS encoding amidase encodes MTDSAFAFMPYPVVAVPHAASGPLAGYTFAAKDLFDVAGYPTGGGNPHVLAMSGIKTQTAPTIQRLLDAGAELIGKAHTNEMAFSMSGKNAHYGTPRNGAAHDRIPGGSSSGSASAVSNGLCDFAMGSDTGGSVRTPASYCGLFGLRPSHGRISLANTQALCESMDTAGFFTRDAKLFGLVGECLLGEDSAPLPAQPQLLSSDELFGMLPAASIDALAPALAQISAVGGPLQTLDGELPSLKEAYWAFRYIQGREAWEAQGEFIERNGLALGPDVAARFAWSKAVTDEQYDGACAFRETFAARWDALLGNRVLVMPTVPDIAPLLSARDEEIEETRQISHHLLAIAVLCRMPQLNMPLVNKDGAPLGISLMGPRGSDLSLVKLAVRIAGI; translated from the coding sequence ATGACCGATTCCGCCTTTGCCTTCATGCCCTATCCTGTCGTCGCCGTGCCCCACGCGGCCAGCGGTCCGTTGGCCGGGTATACCTTTGCTGCCAAGGACCTGTTCGACGTGGCCGGCTACCCCACGGGCGGCGGCAATCCTCACGTGCTGGCCATGTCCGGGATCAAGACGCAGACCGCGCCGACCATCCAGCGCCTGCTCGATGCCGGCGCCGAACTGATCGGCAAGGCCCACACCAACGAAATGGCGTTCTCCATGAGCGGCAAGAACGCTCACTACGGCACGCCGCGCAATGGCGCCGCCCATGATCGAATTCCCGGCGGATCGTCGTCGGGCTCGGCCTCGGCGGTGTCCAACGGCTTGTGCGACTTTGCCATGGGCAGCGACACCGGCGGCTCGGTGCGCACGCCGGCGAGCTACTGCGGGCTGTTCGGCCTGCGCCCGAGTCATGGGCGCATCTCCCTGGCAAACACTCAGGCGCTGTGCGAGAGCATGGACACCGCCGGGTTTTTCACCCGCGATGCCAAGCTTTTCGGATTGGTGGGCGAGTGCCTGCTGGGCGAGGACTCGGCACCTCTGCCTGCGCAACCGCAGCTGCTGAGCAGTGACGAATTGTTCGGGATGCTACCGGCGGCTTCCATCGATGCCTTGGCCCCGGCATTGGCGCAGATCAGTGCCGTGGGTGGCCCGCTGCAAACACTCGACGGCGAACTACCGTCCCTGAAAGAAGCCTACTGGGCGTTCCGCTATATCCAGGGACGTGAGGCCTGGGAGGCGCAAGGCGAGTTCATCGAGCGCAATGGCCTGGCCCTCGGACCTGACGTGGCCGCACGTTTCGCCTGGTCCAAGGCAGTGACCGATGAGCAGTACGACGGTGCCTGTGCGTTCCGTGAAACCTTCGCGGCGCGCTGGGACGCGCTGCTGGGCAATCGGGTGTTGGTGATGCCGACCGTGCCGGACATCGCGCCGCTGTTGAGCGCCAGGGATGAAGAGATCGAAGAGACCCGGCAGATCTCCCACCACCTGCTGGCCATCGCCGTGCTGTGCCGCATGCCGCAGTTGAACATGCCGCTGGTCAACAAGGACGGCGCGCCGCTGGGGATCTCGCTGATGGGGCCGCGGGGGAGTGATTTGAGTTTGGTCAAACTGGCGGTGCGTATCGCTGGAATTTGA
- a CDS encoding ABC transporter substrate-binding protein — protein sequence MTHASATRARRFTRLALACSIAIGALSPLAAMAESTLRIAMTAADIPLTYGQPDQGYEGNRFTGITMFDSLVEWDLSQGEKPSTLVPGLATEWAVKPDDHTKWIFRLRPGVKFHDGSAFNADAVVWNVNKVLDKQAAQYAPGQIGMTVSRMPTLRSAHKIDDLTVELTTSEPDAVLPYNLTNLFMASPTAWQKDFDAVPATTTDPAERSKLAWTAFAAHSVGTGPFKMDRMVPRQELVLDKNPGYWDPKRIPRVDHVVLIPLPEANARTAALLSGQVDWIEAPAPDAMDQIKSKGFKIYANGQPHLWPWQFSFAPGSPWLDKRVRQAANLCLDRSELKAYLGGYMQEATGIYEKDSPWYGNPEFKIHYDQAAAQKLMTDAGFSNDHPVKVKVLTSASGSGQMQPLPMNEYIQQSLKSCYFDVDIAVTEWNTLFSGWRLGAKDPAAQGANAINVSAAVMDPYFGMVRFSSEKAFPPVSNNWGYFASPQVEKLITEVRNSFDPKALDEASGKLHAAIVDEVPFLFVAHDVGPRAISPKVTGVVQPQSWFIDLTLVSKQD from the coding sequence ATGACGCACGCTTCAGCAACTCGCGCACGCCGCTTCACCCGCCTGGCACTGGCCTGCTCGATCGCCATCGGCGCCCTGTCGCCATTGGCCGCGATGGCCGAAAGCACTCTGCGTATCGCCATGACCGCGGCGGATATCCCATTGACCTACGGCCAGCCGGATCAAGGCTACGAGGGCAATCGTTTTACCGGTATCACGATGTTCGACTCCCTGGTGGAGTGGGACCTTTCCCAAGGCGAAAAACCCAGCACGCTGGTGCCGGGCCTCGCCACCGAATGGGCGGTCAAGCCCGACGATCACACCAAGTGGATCTTCAGGCTGCGCCCAGGAGTGAAGTTCCATGACGGCTCCGCGTTCAACGCCGATGCGGTGGTGTGGAACGTCAACAAGGTGCTCGACAAGCAAGCTGCGCAATATGCACCGGGACAGATCGGCATGACCGTCTCGCGCATGCCGACCTTGCGCAGCGCGCACAAGATCGACGATCTCACGGTCGAGCTGACCACCAGCGAACCGGATGCAGTGCTGCCTTACAACCTCACCAACCTGTTCATGGCCTCGCCGACCGCCTGGCAGAAGGACTTCGACGCCGTGCCGGCGACCACCACCGATCCGGCCGAACGCTCGAAGCTCGCCTGGACTGCCTTCGCCGCCCACTCGGTGGGCACCGGCCCGTTCAAGATGGACCGCATGGTGCCGCGCCAGGAGCTGGTGCTGGACAAGAACCCCGGCTACTGGGACCCGAAACGCATCCCCCGGGTCGATCACGTGGTGCTGATTCCGCTGCCTGAGGCCAACGCTCGCACCGCCGCGTTGCTGTCCGGCCAGGTCGACTGGATCGAAGCGCCGGCCCCCGATGCCATGGACCAGATCAAAAGCAAGGGCTTCAAGATCTACGCCAACGGCCAGCCGCACCTGTGGCCTTGGCAGTTCTCCTTCGCCCCCGGTTCGCCATGGCTGGACAAGCGCGTGCGCCAGGCCGCCAACCTGTGCCTGGATCGCAGCGAGCTGAAAGCCTATCTGGGTGGCTACATGCAGGAGGCCACGGGCATCTACGAGAAGGATTCGCCGTGGTACGGCAACCCTGAATTCAAGATCCACTATGACCAGGCCGCAGCGCAAAAACTCATGACCGATGCGGGCTTCAGCAACGACCATCCAGTCAAGGTCAAGGTCCTGACCTCGGCGTCCGGCTCCGGGCAAATGCAGCCGTTGCCGATGAACGAATACATCCAGCAGAGCCTCAAGAGCTGCTATTTCGACGTCGACATCGCCGTCACCGAATGGAACACCCTGTTCAGCGGCTGGCGCCTGGGCGCCAAGGACCCTGCGGCCCAGGGCGCCAACGCGATCAACGTCAGCGCGGCGGTCATGGACCCGTACTTCGGCATGGTGCGCTTCTCCAGCGAGAAGGCTTTCCCGCCGGTGTCCAACAACTGGGGCTACTTCGCCTCGCCGCAGGTCGAGAAGCTGATCACCGAGGTGCGCAATTCCTTCGATCCGAAGGCGTTGGATGAGGCCTCTGGCAAATTGCACGCGGCGATCGTCGATGAAGTGCCGTTTCTGTTCGTCGCTCACGACGTCGGTCCGCGAGCCATCTCGCCGAAAGTCACCGGTGTGGTGCAGCCGCAGAGCTGGTTTATCGATCTGACGCTGGTGTCCAAGCAGGACTAG
- a CDS encoding ABC transporter permease has product MNLSMVRPAAPVIAAVESSPGYWREVFGRVRRDPVALAVALVILALLVLAVLGPWIVPGDPFTTSMFKRLKPIGTPGFPLGTDELGRDLLSRLMLGARLSLFMGITPVIFAFFIGGAIGVIAGYFGGWLNSLIMRTVDVFYAFPSVLLAIAFSGALGAGVNNALISLTLVFVPQVARIAESVTTQVRNRDYIEAARASGAGAFTIIRTQVLGNVLGPIFVFTTGLISVSMILASGLSFLGLGVTPPEPEWGLMLNTLRTAIYTQPLVSALPGAMIFITSISFNVLADRLRAAMAIRS; this is encoded by the coding sequence ATGAACCTGTCGATGGTACGACCGGCCGCGCCGGTCATCGCAGCAGTCGAGAGTTCGCCAGGCTACTGGCGTGAAGTGTTCGGGCGCGTGCGCCGCGACCCGGTTGCCCTGGCGGTGGCCCTGGTGATCCTGGCGTTGCTGGTGCTGGCGGTATTGGGCCCGTGGATAGTGCCGGGTGATCCGTTCACCACCTCGATGTTCAAACGCCTCAAGCCGATCGGCACGCCAGGCTTCCCGCTGGGCACCGACGAGCTGGGCCGGGACTTGCTCTCGCGCCTGATGCTGGGCGCGCGGCTGTCGCTGTTCATGGGCATCACCCCGGTGATCTTCGCGTTCTTTATCGGCGGCGCCATCGGGGTGATCGCCGGCTACTTCGGTGGCTGGCTGAACAGCCTGATCATGCGCACCGTGGATGTGTTCTACGCGTTCCCGTCGGTGCTGCTGGCCATCGCCTTTTCCGGTGCCCTGGGGGCAGGGGTCAATAATGCGCTGATCTCCCTGACCCTGGTGTTCGTGCCGCAAGTGGCGCGGATCGCCGAGAGCGTCACTACCCAGGTGCGCAACCGAGATTACATCGAAGCGGCGCGGGCCTCGGGGGCGGGTGCCTTCACCATTATCCGTACCCAGGTGCTGGGCAACGTATTGGGGCCGATCTTTGTCTTCACCACTGGCTTGATTTCAGTGTCGATGATCCTCGCGTCCGGCCTGTCGTTCCTCGGCCTTGGCGTGACCCCGCCAGAGCCGGAGTGGGGCTTGATGCTCAACACCCTGCGCACCGCGATCTACACCCAGCCGCTGGTGTCGGCGCTGCCGGGGGCGATGATCTTCATCACCTCGATCTCATTCAACGTGCTCGCCGACCGCTTGCGGGCGGCCATGGCGATCAGGAGCTGA
- a CDS encoding GGDEF domain-containing protein — protein MKFGIAFKLGCLMAVFGVLPTVLAGYSIYNNSREVMLQAAERDLLTSAQVLGRNLHSSLRNISLDATVLSNGPHLASLSSLGDPRQRATVQDDLAASFRAMLLAHPDYMQIRLISATDHGLEWVREDRDGRRIVRVEGADLQEKAHYSYVFEALRLKPGEVRISPIVINHEQGAHSGLDKPTLHVSTPVADADGKIFALVVINVDLDQLFTQLQSDLPSEYQVYLANRWGDLLVHPDHRRTFGFDLGRRLFLQDEFPDVSTLLGDTSAHSLISRSVEQPREDRLVAAFVRLSNDTRNSEPFVVLGLGQPQAHVLAQASRAGTDIARIALFFSLLALLVAFIVSRALIRPLRKMTDAVELFSRERKISTLAPRQDELGVLARSFLAMKQEILSQLEDLTRSRAAFEHLARHDPLTHLPNRRRCFELLDQALLAARRNGQKMALLFVDLDHFKQLNDQYGHAFGDQVLVAVARLLTSASDGVDNVARLGGDEFVIFFENVQDPQKIVTLLQRLHLCLQLPLLIGGHSVNIHASMGVSLFPRDGDDIGTLMQHADHAMYKAKSAGKNCYSFDRVDEA, from the coding sequence ATGAAGTTCGGTATCGCGTTCAAGCTGGGCTGCCTGATGGCGGTCTTCGGAGTGCTGCCGACGGTGCTCGCCGGCTATTCGATCTACAACAACTCACGAGAAGTGATGCTGCAGGCCGCCGAGCGCGATCTGCTGACCTCGGCGCAGGTGCTGGGGCGCAACCTGCACAGCAGCTTGCGCAACATTTCGCTGGACGCCACGGTGTTGAGCAATGGCCCGCACCTGGCCAGCCTGAGCAGTCTCGGCGATCCGCGCCAGCGTGCGACCGTGCAGGATGATCTGGCGGCGTCGTTCCGGGCGATGCTGCTCGCGCATCCGGACTACATGCAGATCCGCTTGATCAGCGCCACCGACCATGGCCTGGAATGGGTGCGAGAGGACCGTGACGGCCGGCGAATCGTCCGGGTCGAGGGCGCCGATCTGCAGGAGAAAGCCCATTATTCCTACGTGTTCGAGGCGCTGCGCCTGAAGCCAGGCGAGGTGCGCATCTCGCCGATCGTGATCAATCACGAGCAGGGCGCGCATTCCGGGCTGGACAAGCCGACGCTGCATGTCAGCACGCCGGTAGCAGACGCGGACGGCAAGATATTCGCTCTGGTGGTGATCAACGTCGACCTCGATCAGTTGTTCACCCAGCTGCAAAGCGACCTGCCAAGCGAGTATCAAGTCTATCTGGCCAATCGTTGGGGCGACCTGCTGGTGCATCCGGATCATCGCCGCACGTTCGGGTTCGATCTGGGGCGGCGCCTGTTTTTGCAGGACGAGTTTCCCGACGTGAGCACGCTGCTGGGCGACACCAGTGCCCATAGCCTGATCAGCCGCAGCGTCGAGCAGCCTCGCGAGGATCGTCTGGTGGCCGCCTTTGTGCGGCTGTCCAACGACACCCGCAACTCCGAGCCATTCGTGGTGCTGGGCCTCGGCCAGCCCCAGGCCCACGTGCTGGCGCAGGCCTCACGGGCCGGCACCGATATCGCCCGCATCGCGCTGTTCTTCAGCCTGTTGGCGTTGCTGGTAGCGTTTATCGTCTCGCGTGCGTTGATCCGCCCGCTGCGCAAGATGACTGACGCCGTCGAGCTGTTTTCTCGCGAGCGCAAGATCAGCACCCTGGCGCCGCGGCAGGATGAGCTAGGGGTGTTGGCGCGCAGTTTCCTGGCCATGAAGCAGGAAATCCTCAGTCAGCTTGAAGACCTCACCCGCAGCCGCGCTGCTTTCGAGCATTTGGCCCGCCACGATCCGTTGACCCATCTGCCCAACCGCCGACGCTGCTTCGAGCTGCTCGACCAAGCGCTGTTGGCGGCACGGCGCAACGGCCAGAAAATGGCCTTGCTGTTCGTCGATCTGGATCATTTCAAGCAGTTGAACGATCAGTACGGCCACGCCTTCGGCGATCAGGTACTGGTGGCGGTGGCGCGGCTGCTGACCTCGGCCAGCGATGGCGTCGACAACGTGGCGCGCCTGGGCGGCGATGAATTCGTGATCTTCTTCGAGAACGTCCAGGACCCGCAGAAGATCGTCACCCTGTTGCAGCGCCTGCACCTGTGCCTGCAGTTGCCGTTGCTGATCGGTGGCCACAGCGTGAACATCCATGCCAGCATGGGCGTCAGCCTGTTCCCACGCGACGGTGATGACATCGGCACCTTGATGCAGCATGCCGATCACGCGATGTACAAGGCGAAGAGCGCGGGCAAGAATTGTTATTCGTTCGATAGGGTGGATGAGGCGTAG